In the genome of Telluria beijingensis, one region contains:
- a CDS encoding YhdP family protein has product MHNPDPQAATAASPLAVRWRRLRAAYRVANLASHHVLGFTIKLVLLVYFALAVLFLVLRYAILPNIDVYKGDIERVASHALGSRVTIARLAASWHGMRPALSLSEVRLHDAAGRQVLALPQVDATLGWWSVAAFEPRFATLEIKGPQLAVRRGLDGVIEVAGIRLDPNQAGGGGADWLLRQREIVIRDGRVDWRDELRGTPPLVLEGVTLALLNRWGAHHFALQATPPRALGSPVDVRAQFRHRFGERPSDVLRWKGELYADLRDVDLGAWKRFVDYPIQLERGRGSLRAWVSFDQARLAGFTADLALAGVDARLGKDIAPLRLARVSGRLSAREELLPNGADGKPTFGAHGHTIRLDNFAVAVQGGRALPPATLEETWRPAKDGQPERGALRARGLDIGALAALAQYLPITPVQRQLLADYAPRGMLQDVSAEWDGRYPHVSGWRVRGDVADLALNAVAARPARAAQGGIPALPARPGTPGFEHLSGHIDANQGGGTVALDSTGLALFMPAWFAEPRMPFDQLALKANWTFEPGKQLAVEVDELNFRQGDFTAEVSGRHVLPLMPGHGPGTADFTGELDGFAIDQIGRFLPLATPHSLHDWLVGALQGGRLQGASLRLRGDLAQFPFYANNAAERARGEFNVAGRLENARLEYAPGHRHPDGTPMWPLAEAIDGTIEFDRARMEIHGKTLRTLGVALSNVKAVIPDLGAHENMMLEIDGQGAGPLQEFLRYVSVTPVLDWIGHFTEDTRGSGNAKLGLKLRMPLSHLHDTKVTGSLHLQNNDVSLFPELPTLQAAQGRIDFHDHGFGLEGIKANFLGEPVAVAGGTQRDGSTRVAFDGILSAEGMRRTAPAPALGRLAERLSGSTGYSGTIVVREGRRTIAVSSSLAGLGVELPHPLNKAADATLPLGFVLEGAPTMAGLGRDEIRVGVGPNLAARYLREKQGKGPWRVTQGGIGVNVLAPLPDEGMMIHVDSKALNIDHWLAAGRAIAGEGEATPAPASAPAAAGADFTQYVLPTVLAGRVSELTIGERRVADVVVGATHLRNTWQANLHSRQASGYLTWAETPSGLGKVTARLASLTIPESAEAEVKDLLESNRGATATIPSLDIVAEQFELFDKRLGRLELRASNVRALAGREWRIDRIALANPDGELKANGRWLTKDGKSNTSLNFALDLIDAGKLLDRVGFPGTIGRGKGTLSGDISWAGLPYAMDIPSLSGQIEMNVESGQFLKQDPGAAKLLGVLSLQALPRLLKLDFHDVFSEGLAFDGISANAMIERGVLRTDNLKMHGVAATVLMDGSADIANESTNLRVVVIPEFNLGTGPLVYGLAVNPVIGLGGFLAQLFLRAPVMKALTYEMQVTGPWKAPVITKIDNPARPASPPPKKD; this is encoded by the coding sequence ATGCACAACCCGGATCCGCAGGCAGCCACTGCGGCATCGCCGCTGGCCGTGCGCTGGCGGCGGCTGCGTGCGGCCTATCGGGTCGCCAACCTGGCTTCGCACCACGTGCTGGGCTTCACCATCAAGCTCGTGCTGCTGGTGTATTTTGCGCTGGCCGTGCTGTTCCTGGTGCTGCGCTACGCCATCCTCCCCAATATCGACGTTTACAAGGGCGACATCGAGCGCGTGGCCAGCCATGCGCTCGGCAGCCGGGTCACGATCGCGCGCCTGGCCGCTTCCTGGCACGGCATGCGCCCGGCGCTGTCGCTCAGCGAAGTGCGCCTGCACGACGCCGCGGGGCGCCAGGTGCTGGCGCTGCCGCAGGTCGACGCGACCCTCGGTTGGTGGAGCGTGGCCGCCTTCGAGCCGCGCTTCGCCACGCTCGAGATCAAGGGGCCGCAACTGGCCGTGCGGCGCGGGCTGGACGGCGTGATCGAGGTCGCCGGCATCCGGCTCGACCCGAACCAGGCCGGCGGCGGCGGCGCCGACTGGCTGCTGCGCCAGCGCGAGATCGTGATCCGCGACGGCCGGGTCGACTGGCGCGACGAGCTGCGCGGCACGCCGCCGCTGGTGCTCGAAGGCGTGACCCTGGCCCTGCTCAACCGCTGGGGCGCCCACCATTTCGCCCTGCAGGCGACGCCGCCGCGCGCCCTGGGCAGCCCGGTCGACGTGCGCGCGCAGTTCCGCCACCGCTTCGGCGAACGGCCGTCGGACGTGCTGCGCTGGAAGGGCGAGCTGTACGCCGACCTGCGCGACGTCGACCTCGGCGCCTGGAAGCGCTTCGTCGATTATCCAATCCAGCTCGAGCGCGGGCGCGGCTCGCTGCGCGCCTGGGTCAGCTTCGACCAGGCGAGATTGGCCGGCTTCACGGCCGACCTGGCCCTGGCCGGCGTCGATGCGCGCCTGGGCAAGGACATCGCGCCGCTGCGGCTGGCGCGCGTCAGCGGCCGCCTGTCGGCGCGCGAGGAATTGCTGCCGAACGGGGCCGACGGCAAGCCGACCTTCGGCGCCCACGGCCACACGATCCGGCTCGATAACTTCGCGGTGGCGGTGCAGGGCGGCCGCGCGCTGCCGCCGGCGACGCTGGAAGAAACCTGGCGCCCGGCGAAGGATGGCCAGCCCGAGCGCGGCGCCCTGCGCGCGCGCGGGCTCGACATCGGCGCGCTGGCGGCGCTGGCCCAGTACCTGCCGATCACGCCGGTGCAGCGCCAGCTGCTGGCCGACTATGCGCCGCGCGGCATGCTGCAGGACGTCAGCGCCGAATGGGATGGCCGCTATCCGCATGTGAGCGGCTGGCGCGTGCGCGGCGACGTGGCCGACCTGGCCCTGAACGCCGTCGCCGCGCGGCCGGCGCGCGCCGCCCAGGGCGGCATTCCGGCCTTGCCGGCGCGGCCGGGCACGCCCGGCTTCGAGCACCTGAGCGGCCATATCGATGCCAACCAGGGCGGCGGCACGGTGGCGCTCGATTCCACCGGGCTGGCGCTGTTCATGCCGGCCTGGTTCGCCGAACCGCGCATGCCGTTCGACCAGCTGGCGCTGAAGGCCAACTGGACCTTTGAGCCGGGCAAGCAGCTGGCGGTCGAGGTCGATGAATTGAATTTCCGCCAGGGCGACTTCACGGCCGAGGTGTCGGGCCGCCACGTGCTGCCCTTGATGCCCGGCCATGGCCCCGGCACGGCCGACTTCACGGGCGAACTCGACGGCTTCGCGATCGACCAGATCGGCCGCTTCCTGCCGCTGGCGACACCGCACAGCCTGCACGACTGGCTGGTCGGCGCCCTGCAGGGCGGGCGCTTGCAGGGCGCCAGCCTGCGCCTGCGCGGCGACCTGGCGCAGTTCCCCTTTTATGCCAATAACGCGGCCGAGCGCGCGCGCGGCGAGTTCAACGTGGCGGGGCGGCTCGAGAATGCCCGCCTGGAGTACGCCCCCGGCCACCGCCATCCGGATGGCACGCCGATGTGGCCGCTGGCCGAGGCGATCGACGGCACGATCGAATTCGACCGCGCGCGCATGGAAATCCACGGCAAGACCCTGCGCACCCTGGGCGTGGCGCTGTCCAACGTCAAGGCGGTGATCCCGGACCTGGGCGCCCACGAGAACATGATGCTGGAGATCGACGGCCAGGGCGCCGGGCCGCTGCAGGAATTCCTGCGCTATGTGTCCGTCACGCCGGTGCTGGACTGGATCGGGCATTTTACGGAAGACACGCGCGGCAGCGGCAATGCCAAGCTTGGACTCAAGCTGCGCATGCCGCTCTCGCACTTGCACGACACCAAGGTCACGGGCAGCCTGCACCTGCAGAACAACGACGTCAGCCTGTTCCCCGAGCTGCCCACCTTGCAGGCGGCCCAGGGCCGGATCGATTTCCATGACCACGGCTTCGGCCTGGAAGGGATCAAGGCGAACTTCCTGGGCGAGCCGGTCGCGGTGGCCGGCGGTACCCAGCGCGACGGCAGCACGCGGGTCGCTTTCGATGGCATCCTGTCGGCCGAGGGCATGCGCCGTACCGCGCCGGCGCCGGCGCTGGGACGCCTGGCCGAGCGGCTGTCGGGCAGCACCGGCTACAGCGGCACGATCGTGGTGCGCGAAGGCCGGCGTACTATTGCTGTCAGCTCCAGTTTGGCCGGGCTCGGCGTCGAACTGCCGCACCCGCTGAACAAGGCGGCCGACGCGACCTTGCCGCTCGGCTTCGTGCTCGAAGGCGCGCCGACCATGGCCGGCCTGGGCCGCGACGAGATCCGGGTCGGCGTCGGCCCCAACCTGGCGGCGCGCTACCTGCGCGAGAAGCAGGGCAAGGGCCCGTGGCGGGTGACCCAGGGCGGCATCGGCGTCAACGTGCTGGCGCCGCTGCCCGACGAGGGCATGATGATCCACGTCGATTCGAAGGCGCTCAATATCGACCACTGGCTGGCGGCCGGACGCGCCATCGCGGGCGAGGGCGAAGCTACACCGGCGCCGGCATCGGCGCCGGCCGCCGCCGGCGCCGACTTCACCCAGTATGTGTTGCCGACCGTGCTGGCTGGCCGGGTCAGCGAGCTGACGATCGGCGAGCGGCGCGTGGCCGACGTCGTGGTCGGGGCCACCCACCTGCGCAATACCTGGCAGGCCAACCTGCATTCGCGCCAGGCCAGCGGCTACCTCACCTGGGCCGAGACCCCGAGCGGCCTGGGCAAGGTCACGGCGCGCCTGGCCTCGCTGACGATTCCCGAGTCGGCCGAGGCCGAGGTCAAGGACCTGCTCGAATCGAACCGCGGCGCCACCGCCACCATCCCTTCGCTCGACATCGTGGCCGAGCAGTTCGAGCTGTTCGACAAGCGCCTCGGCCGGCTCGAACTGCGCGCCAGTAATGTGCGCGCGCTGGCGGGGCGCGAATGGCGCATCGACCGCATCGCGCTCGCCAATCCGGACGGCGAGTTGAAGGCCAACGGCCGCTGGCTGACCAAGGATGGCAAGAGCAATACCAGCCTGAATTTCGCGCTCGACCTGATCGATGCCGGCAAGCTGCTGGACCGGGTCGGCTTCCCCGGCACCATCGGCCGCGGCAAGGGCACCCTGAGCGGTGATATCTCGTGGGCCGGCCTGCCGTATGCGATGGACATCCCGAGCCTGTCGGGCCAGATCGAGATGAATGTGGAGTCGGGCCAGTTCTTGAAGCAGGACCCGGGCGCCGCCAAGCTGCTGGGCGTGCTCAGCCTGCAAGCGCTGCCGCGCCTGCTCAAGCTGGATTTCCACGACGTGTTCTCGGAAGGCCTGGCGTTCGATGGCATCAGCGCCAACGCCATGATCGAGCGCGGGGTGCTGCGCACCGACAACCTTAAAATGCATGGGGTGGCGGCCACGGTCCTGATGGACGGCAGCGCCGACATCGCCAACGAATCGACCAATCTGCGCGTGGTGGTGATCCCCGAATTCAATCTCGGCACCGGGCCGCTGGTATATGGCCTGGCGGTCAATCCGGTGATTGGCCTGGGGGGCTTCCTGGCCCAGCTGTTCCTGCGCGCGCCGGTGATGAAGGCGCTGACCTACGAGATGCAGGTGACGGGGCCGTGGAAGGCGCCGGTCATTACCAAGATCGACAACCCGGCCCGGCCCGCTAGCCCGCCACCGAAAAAGGACTGA
- a CDS encoding carbon-nitrogen hydrolase family protein, whose protein sequence is MTTVAAIQMVSTPQVSDNLATVRRLVAEAAGRSATLVALPEYWPIMGMSDADKVAHAEAPGSGPIQDCMAQLAREHGVWLVGGTLPMVSPEAGKVLNTTLVYDPQGQSMSRYDKIHLFGFNKGAESYDEARTIVPGETVGVFDAPFGRVGLSVCYDLRFPELYRAMGECVLNIVPAAFTHTTGRAHWEVLLRARAIENQCYVLAAAQGGLHVNGRRTYGHSMLVDPWGEVKAVLPEGEGVIVGELDPGYLAGVRESLPALRHRKM, encoded by the coding sequence ATGACGACCGTAGCCGCGATCCAGATGGTGTCCACCCCGCAGGTATCCGACAACCTGGCCACCGTGCGCCGCCTGGTGGCCGAGGCCGCCGGCCGCAGCGCCACGCTGGTGGCCTTGCCGGAATACTGGCCGATCATGGGCATGAGCGATGCGGACAAGGTCGCGCACGCCGAGGCGCCGGGCAGCGGGCCGATCCAGGATTGCATGGCGCAACTGGCGCGCGAGCACGGCGTCTGGCTGGTGGGCGGCACGCTGCCGATGGTCTCGCCCGAGGCTGGCAAGGTGCTCAACACCACGCTGGTCTACGACCCGCAGGGCCAGTCGATGAGCCGCTACGACAAGATCCACCTGTTCGGCTTCAACAAGGGCGCCGAATCGTATGACGAGGCGCGCACCATCGTGCCGGGCGAGACGGTGGGCGTGTTCGACGCGCCGTTCGGCCGGGTCGGCCTGTCGGTGTGCTACGACCTGCGCTTCCCAGAGCTCTACCGTGCGATGGGTGAGTGCGTCTTGAATATCGTGCCGGCCGCCTTCACCCACACCACCGGACGCGCGCACTGGGAAGTGCTGCTGCGCGCGCGTGCGATCGAGAACCAGTGCTATGTGCTGGCCGCGGCCCAGGGTGGGCTGCATGTCAATGGCCGCCGCACCTATGGCCACAGCATGCTGGTCGACCCCTGGGGCGAAGTCAAGGCGGTGCTGCCGGAAGGCGAGGGCGTGATCGTCGGCGAACTCGACCCGGGTTACCTGGCGGGTGTGCGCGAGAGCTTGCCGGCATTGCGTCACCGCAAGATGTAA
- the tldD gene encoding metalloprotease TldD codes for MTPFEPNLSSIAVARDVLLTPFGLDEGKLLRALGTMFTHKVDYADLYFQFTKSEGWSLEEGIVKTGSFSIDQGVGVRAISGDKTAFSYSDEISERALLDAASATRTIARAGAGRIKVAGSTLPTGGRSLYLPNDPLASLDATAKVKLLERVEKMARAKDPRVVQVMAGLAGEYDVVLVVRSDGVLAADIRPLVRVSVTVIAEQNGRREVGSSGGGGRYDYAYFSDEVLDRYATEAVKSACVNLEARPAPAGPMTIVLGPGWPGVLLHEAVGHGLEGDFNRKGSSSYAGMIGQRVAAKGVTVVDDGTLQDRRGSLNMDDEGNPTQCTTLIEDGILKGYIQDTMNARLMKMPITGNARRESFAHLPMPRMTNTYMLGGDKDPQEILASVKNGLYAANFGGGQVDITNGKFVFSASEAYMIEDGKITYPVKGATLIGNGPDVMNRISMIGNDMRLDSGVGVCGKEGQSVPVGVGQPTLRIDGVTVGGTA; via the coding sequence ATGACTCCATTCGAACCGAATCTTTCCTCCATCGCCGTCGCGCGCGACGTGCTGTTGACGCCTTTCGGCCTCGACGAGGGCAAGCTGCTGCGCGCGCTGGGGACGATGTTCACGCACAAGGTCGACTATGCCGACCTGTATTTCCAGTTCACCAAGAGCGAAGGCTGGAGCCTGGAAGAAGGCATCGTCAAGACCGGCAGCTTCTCGATCGACCAGGGCGTCGGCGTGCGCGCCATCTCGGGCGACAAGACGGCGTTTTCGTATTCCGACGAGATCTCGGAGCGCGCCCTGCTGGACGCCGCCAGCGCCACGCGCACCATCGCGCGCGCCGGCGCCGGCCGCATCAAGGTCGCCGGCAGCACGCTGCCGACCGGCGGCCGTTCGCTGTACCTGCCCAACGACCCGCTGGCCTCGCTCGACGCGACCGCGAAGGTGAAACTGCTCGAGCGCGTGGAAAAAATGGCGCGCGCCAAGGATCCGCGCGTGGTCCAGGTGATGGCCGGCCTGGCCGGCGAATACGATGTGGTGCTGGTGGTGCGGAGCGACGGCGTGCTGGCGGCCGACATCCGGCCGCTGGTGCGGGTGTCGGTGACCGTGATCGCCGAGCAGAACGGCCGGCGCGAAGTCGGTTCGTCCGGCGGCGGCGGGCGCTACGACTATGCTTATTTCAGCGACGAGGTGCTGGACCGCTACGCCACCGAGGCCGTGAAATCGGCCTGCGTCAACCTGGAAGCGCGGCCGGCGCCGGCTGGCCCGATGACCATCGTGCTCGGACCGGGCTGGCCCGGCGTGCTGCTGCACGAGGCGGTCGGCCATGGCCTGGAGGGCGACTTCAACCGCAAGGGCTCGTCCTCGTATGCCGGCATGATCGGCCAGCGCGTGGCGGCCAAGGGCGTGACCGTGGTCGACGACGGCACCCTGCAAGACCGCCGAGGCTCGCTGAACATGGACGACGAGGGCAATCCAACCCAGTGCACGACCCTGATCGAGGACGGCATCCTGAAAGGCTATATCCAGGACACGATGAATGCGCGCCTGATGAAGATGCCGATCACCGGCAATGCGCGCCGCGAATCGTTCGCTCACCTGCCGATGCCGCGCATGACCAATACCTATATGCTGGGCGGCGACAAGGACCCGCAAGAAATCCTCGCCTCGGTCAAGAACGGCCTGTACGCGGCGAACTTCGGCGGCGGCCAGGTCGATATCACCAACGGCAAGTTCGTGTTCTCGGCCAGCGAGGCCTATATGATCGAGGACGGCAAGATCACCTATCCGGTGAAGGGCGCGACCCTGATCGGCAACGGCCCGGACGTGATGAACCGCATCTCGATGATCGGCAACGACATGCGCCTGGATTCGGGCGTGGGCGTGTGCGGCAAGGAAGGGCAGAGCGTGCCGGTAGGTGTTGGCCAGCCAACCCTGCGCATCGATGGGGTGACGGTGGGCGGTACGGCCTGA